A window of Roseobacter fucihabitans genomic DNA:
CGTCAATTTGGCCCTTCAGAAACCCACCAAAGAATTCAAAGTCCTGACCGACGGTAACAATGCCGCCGTCTGACACAATCAATTCACCTTTTGAATTCGGCGATTCGGTATCGCTGAAACCAAAGCCTAAACTTGGATTGTGCCCGCCGATATCAATGGACGAGGCCACGTTCAGCAGTCCGTTCTTACCAACTTCGACAATGCCGTTTCCCGGCTCAATCTGACGTGCGCTGCCCGACACAATATAGCTTTCCCCGATTTGTAATTGCCCGCCAGATCCGAAAATCGCTTCAGAAACCTCGTCTTCGAAAACAAAAACCTCACCGTCGAATTCGTCAGTGAATTCCTTCGTAATCAAGGGGTCCAGCAAGTTGAGGGATGACAGCAGGCCTGAATCGGTGCCTCCAAAATCACCGATGCGCACGATACCGGTTCCAGCAGCGCCTACGCCAACAGGACCGAAGCCATTTGCTACATTTACCGTGCCACCGGCTGACACATCAAGACGCGCAACGGGTTTGTCGGTTAAAGCATTGATGTCCTCTGCGGCGGCAAGGTCACGATGCAAACCAACAAACAGGTTCCCGGTTTCCAATTCCGATCCTGCCCCCTCTACAGACACTCTGGAGCCAAAATCAATGCGGGTGGTCCCAAAATCGGCATAAAGATCATCGTCTTCAAAGCCGAATTCCCGTAATTGATCATACTCCGCTAAATTCACTGGTGTGTTTCTTTCTCCCAGAAACTCAAGGTTCTGCGCTGTCACTTTGCCGCTATCGCGTATCCGCAGATGGCCCGTGCCATCCGTGACGGAGTTTCCGATACTGATATCTCCAGAAAAGGCCGACGAACCGGCGCCTGTGACCGTGACAACCCCGTTAAATGCGTCTGGGCCGTTTATATCAACAGATTGCGGTAGCCCATTCACAGTATATTTGCCGACCACTTCACCGATGCGCATAAACCCGCGGTTGTCAGTTGTTTCATCAATATCCGGTCCGATTTGTAGCGAGCCGCCCTCTTTGATCGTGATCGTACCAACGCCGCCGTTTCTGTTTTCCCGTGAGAACTCAAAATCCCGAATGTCTTCGTTGCCAAAATCAAGTTCTATGATTTCCGGAAACGCGCTACCGATAAACGCATTCTCGCCAATCTCAACTCTTGCTTCGGGGCCCGTCACGATCAACTCACCAGTTGCTCCATTGTATCCCACGACTGGCAACGCGCCAGCAGCAGTGCCGATCGCGAGGTTCCCGCTGGTACTTATTTCCGTTTGCCCGACGGTTTGCACGCCCCCAAGAGCAAAATCGTTAAAAATGGTTCTGTCGGAATTCACTTCAATCGTTGCATCACGAAAGAACTGAAACACTTGATTCACAATGATTGAGTTGCCTGCAACCACGTTGTCGGACAGATTGATTGAGTTCTCTTCCAGATCTAACGGGAAAGCGCCGTTGCCTGCGACGATGACGTCGGCACTCGCTGCAGTTGAAATGGCTGCCGTTGAAAGTAAACAACAAATTACACTTTGGTATTTCATGAAAGAACCCTTAATCAATAGTTAAAACTGTCGATAATTGACGACCTGACAGACTTCAATACGTTCTGCGCATCAAAGTTAAGGTGCCATTTTCCACAGGCTAAAAAGTATAACAATCGCGCTCAGAGGGACCAAAAGCCATCAATTAGCAACTGATCCACTTGATCCAAGGAAATTCATCCCAATGGCTGGCTTCATCCGATAGTATCGAGCAACGTTCCTGTCAGGATCATGTTTTCGAGATGAACTTTCATCACCTATGACGACTCTTGATAGGTTTCCCACATCTGTTCGATGAGCTGTCCTTGGGTGATACCAAGGCGTTCAGCTTCACTTGCTATAGCCTCTTCCACCTTAGGAAAAACCTTTGGATGCAACTGATAGGTCCTTGGACTTGGTTTCCGCCCAGGCATTTTCCTTGGTGTGCGGTCAACAAAGCCGCGAGCCTCACCCACTTCATCAACCTTACGCACCTCTGCTGGGCCTGTGTCTTTTGGCCGGGCCGTGAGGCCTGCTAATCTATTTGAGCCGCTCATATACCGCCTCCGCAAATGCCTGAGCGTTTAGGAGAGCCTTATCCACCTTACCGCCAGTCACAATTTCTGGGTTGTTCAGCATCAAAGTAAGATCACCGCCGTAGGCAAAAAGTTCCGAAAACGCCGCGCGGGCCACGAGGGACGGTTCAATCATATCAATCCCTGCCCCACGCAATTGGTTCTCAAGTTCTTTTTGTACCCGGCTTTTTACTGCTGCGCTTGTCTTGGTCAGGACCACTGCATGTTTAATTGTCCGGCTCAGCGCCTCTTCTTCTTCTCTAACAAGAGCCAAAGCCTCTGAACCGATCTCAGCATCCAAGGCGGTCGGCTGCATTGGGACAATTACAAGATCAGCTTGCGAAATCGCACGGCTTAAGACCTGCGACGGCTCATTTCTGGGGAGGATAAGATCATAAGACGATTCTTCGTGCTAAAGCGATCCCGTCTGGAAGACGGGGGTTTAGACCAATAAGTGGATACTAAAAACGCATGGCTGTTCATCGGTCTGATATATGACCCCTCCACCCTCTCCAGCGATGCTCCCGTCACAGCAAGTGGGACATTTCTACTTTGCGCAGAGGCGGACGTTTTAACCTGGTGGCAACATAAATGAATGTGCCGCCTCACTTAACGGAAGGCATGCAAGCGCGGAACCTTCTTGGCACCCAAACGTTTGCCACTATTGAACCCTAAATTCAAAGCTTCGCTTCATAGAAAATTAGAAGAAAGACGCCGCAATGACCTACAGAACGACCCTCTCGATCAATGGCAAAACGCACAGTGTGAACGTTGATAGTCGCACCACTTTATTAGACCTTTTGCGGCACAACCTGGACCTGACAGGAACCAAAAAGGGCTGCGACCATGGCCAGTGCGGCGCGTGCACAATTCTGGTTAACGGACAACGCATCAATTCCTGTCTGACCTTGGCGTGCATGCACGACGGCGACGAAATCACTACCATCGAAGGTTTGGGTACTCCTGACGAAATGTCAGCATTGCAAAAGGCGTTCATCAAGCATGATGGGTTCCAATGCGGTTATTGCACTGCCGGTCAGATATGTTCTGCGACTGCGATGCTGGAGGAAGCCAAGGCGGGGTGGCCTTCCAACGTTTCGGCTTCGCTGCAAGGGGACATGGCCCTGTCGGATGCGGAAATCTCGGAGCGGATGAGTGGCAATCTGTGTCGGTGTTCCGCGTACACAGGGATCGTTATTTCAATCAAGGATGCCGCGCAGGAGACCAACCAATGAAGTCTTTTGAGTATCAGCGTGCAGGGTCAGCTTCCGAGGCAACGAAGGCCGCGTCAAATCACGGAGCCGCAATTATCGCTGGCGGCACCAACCTGATTGATTTGATGAAGCTTGAGGTAATGTCACCGGCGACATTAGTGGACATTAACAGGTTAGACCTGCACGAGATCACTTTGGCCGATGATGGCGGCATGCGGATTGGCGCGCTGGTTACAAATAGCGATCTTGCGGCACACGACCACGTGAGGCGTGATTACGAGGTATTGTCCCGCGCGCTGCTTGCCGGTGCATCCGGGCAGTTGAGAAACAAGGCCACTACCGGTGGAAATTTGCTTCAACGGACGCGGTGCGCTTACTTTTATGACACCGCCATGCCCTGTAACAAGCGCCAACCAGGCAGCGGCTGCCAAGCCCGTAAC
This region includes:
- a CDS encoding 2Fe-2S iron-sulfur cluster-binding protein, whose protein sequence is MTYRTTLSINGKTHSVNVDSRTTLLDLLRHNLDLTGTKKGCDHGQCGACTILVNGQRINSCLTLACMHDGDEITTIEGLGTPDEMSALQKAFIKHDGFQCGYCTAGQICSATAMLEEAKAGWPSNVSASLQGDMALSDAEISERMSGNLCRCSAYTGIVISIKDAAQETNQ
- a CDS encoding chromosome partitioning protein ParB; amino-acid sequence: MSGSNRLAGLTARPKDTGPAEVRKVDEVGEARGFVDRTPRKMPGRKPSPRTYQLHPKVFPKVEEAIASEAERLGITQGQLIEQMWETYQESS